One region of Jonesiaceae bacterium BS-20 genomic DNA includes:
- a CDS encoding fibronectin type III domain-containing protein, producing MKQIILTRLHALRRDAGQIAPVIVLSAIMALIGISTTAAVYMQIKSTNIAIDDIATVQRTDAAVADGLDRLSAGQSLPVDRANAVVSCQLVQTRPVCFEYWALPNPGNAVDPTKYDLIVNTWADPDRDNRPPSNPRDVRTHKIQLEAASYQTGNGSAPSNIDGKIVYEATPKALFGNAIHGFSSVLLNGPDGTVTGYNSITGANTPSKGIVSTSGWAMYGSDITVGQTTLYGSQDNAGTITPSRCTGDACEDSGITTAGHTYAKATAESVAWMGDLTCTERIEGNWIASEHNGTITANTLCVEGNFIIDMPTVVAAPKSRVVIKGATVIQDSLNTPGQPGSLIVYSQGQTVTFNATAGRDPGLGISAMIFAPRAACTSDPGSNQHVTNYFGSLVCDTVSLGGEWTHAHDEAAVATLTNDVPASANAWTVGPYTKVDGSDKWDSPTDWETNQCPVPAPVSAASHWRLSESAGLLAADSTGRRDATWASSFAGRASTFCGTGAQLTPGGQVSSTQAVHSTSGNVTIEWWGKGTVGTIANTAGVTIDMDSTGHIAVTSGGKKATLPFTVQNATKTHLYTVTVTSDGTTTLHVNGALKATATTAAPAGGPTTIADGTAGVMHNVAVYTRALTQTEISARWAKWNEVAEFDVTNPGTPFTAPTNVTDNNSTGDKLSLHWDAPTGTFPDDSLYTVQSAELRTDPYSDVASVKAPALTLAQQNPEQGDFWYRVCATYNGDTQCSDPVNILTIPEPTTPPVHVASATQKTVTFNWTEVPGSKRYEYRYRIDRGNWSAPTSAATNVTATVTSPTGDTRIDLQMRVLNGPAISNWSPMVTGYVTPSAPAPAVKNVTMTTADIQWAAIPHVTEYTTRHRVNGGQWVTGTTATPDLTLKSLSANQRVELQVQSINPSGVSTWSTTLPVITQPSAPVVRTGTATTTSAPFLWDPIANATKYETQSRINGGNWANTDSTTSTHTTITHEGKPNTLVELRVRTVNPTGTSDWSEVAASTVKPSAPTVEVTDTTATTVTFGWGAIPNAASYEYRYKINASSWSGALTNSSALTRRIDALSNNDSVEFQVRTVNQSGTSDWSTSVHGQAAPLPPEPAFASGSSTGTTFTWNAVPNATGYEYQYKTNTGAWTKPLPVKAGPTQSIDELGPNTKIEFQVRTLNKSGVSTWSSSATGYTLPTAPQLRESGHTDNSVDLAWDHVAYATNYEYRYLTDGQWSDIQTTEEPAVILEGLEQNSTISVEVFTVNAAGTSQNFTALKTHTTPQTPEFVHTESTQDSATFEWEQIPGVTDYQFQFKVNSGEWNPEIQVTDYTKTLTGLNASDQITARVQAVGPWSSSPWSLSSWSQPMTVHTTPSAPVVKLKTMNEAEPTFEWTEVPGATAYEVQYSINNGESAQETAAETTTEFTVQGAQPGQTVLFEVRVITDAGTSDWSATAEVRIPPAAPTVQHDESSSSAAEFSWQNVASAEHYEYQYMIDNGRWTPVTTIETPFLIIDDLQTDQSVRVRVRTVDDQGTISAWSTEVIGYTSPSAPSNLLGDLTNPSTAEFTWDSVPHATGYEVQYLFGDTDTGQWVQATVSEGERTFTVNDLPASQDVNLSVRTVSPGGTSEWSDAVTALTLPDAPVVTVPDTGVSASAIPFEWTHVSDAEWYEYRTSKNDGPWSAPENVELDESITIEDLTEDQKITIEVRAVNAAGPSPWSAPASGYTSPSTPLNLAGFGTPFGTIFEWQPVPHSTHYEVRYLKGGESGDWVESVTPDDIPAFIIPDSVDDESAVQLAVRAISPGGESSWSEVAVTDAIPGVPDLGQPDTESSETSINFTWAPIPGISWYEYQYKINDGDWSPVLMNGTETSVTINELQSNDHVMVQVRAVNEIGSSAWSDPVLRYTAPQTPVGSLVQVTATQAVFTWEPVSSALGYEYQTRTGDEPWSAPVATTEVELVEAGPVEPETLTRFRVRAVGLGGTGAWSEVVRATTTQAEEPEPGPPVVDDPQVWNKLRSEHLYWKPVFTN from the coding sequence ATGAAACAAATCATCCTCACGCGCCTGCACGCACTACGCCGCGACGCAGGTCAGATCGCCCCCGTTATCGTCCTATCAGCCATCATGGCGCTCATCGGTATAAGCACCACCGCGGCTGTCTACATGCAGATCAAATCCACGAACATTGCCATAGACGACATCGCCACCGTGCAACGTACAGACGCAGCAGTCGCTGACGGTCTGGACCGGCTCAGTGCAGGTCAGTCCTTGCCCGTGGACCGGGCAAACGCAGTCGTCAGCTGCCAGCTTGTCCAGACCAGGCCCGTGTGCTTTGAGTACTGGGCGCTGCCAAACCCTGGCAACGCTGTCGACCCCACGAAGTATGACCTCATCGTCAACACGTGGGCTGACCCAGACCGAGACAACCGTCCACCATCAAACCCGCGCGACGTACGGACCCACAAAATCCAGCTTGAGGCAGCGTCCTACCAAACTGGCAACGGGTCGGCCCCGAGCAACATCGACGGCAAGATCGTGTATGAGGCAACACCAAAGGCCCTCTTCGGCAACGCAATCCATGGGTTTTCCTCAGTCCTATTGAACGGCCCCGATGGGACCGTCACAGGGTATAACTCCATCACCGGCGCGAACACCCCCAGCAAAGGGATCGTATCCACTTCTGGGTGGGCTATGTACGGCTCAGACATCACCGTCGGACAGACCACCTTGTACGGCAGCCAAGACAACGCCGGAACCATCACACCCTCCCGCTGCACAGGAGACGCCTGCGAAGACTCTGGCATCACTACTGCCGGGCATACCTACGCCAAGGCAACCGCAGAATCAGTAGCTTGGATGGGTGACCTTACATGCACGGAACGTATCGAAGGTAACTGGATAGCTTCCGAGCACAACGGCACAATTACCGCCAACACATTGTGCGTTGAAGGCAACTTCATTATTGACATGCCAACGGTCGTTGCCGCACCTAAATCTCGGGTGGTGATTAAGGGTGCCACAGTCATTCAAGATTCCCTCAACACCCCCGGCCAACCAGGCAGCTTGATCGTTTACTCCCAAGGTCAGACCGTCACATTCAACGCCACAGCGGGTCGTGACCCAGGCCTTGGAATTTCGGCCATGATCTTTGCCCCTCGAGCCGCTTGCACTAGCGACCCGGGCAGTAACCAGCACGTCACCAACTACTTCGGTTCACTTGTGTGCGACACCGTTTCCCTCGGTGGTGAATGGACCCACGCCCACGATGAAGCGGCAGTAGCCACATTAACGAACGATGTGCCGGCCTCAGCTAACGCATGGACGGTTGGCCCCTACACCAAGGTAGACGGTTCAGATAAGTGGGACTCCCCTACCGACTGGGAAACAAATCAATGCCCCGTACCAGCCCCAGTCTCTGCCGCATCGCACTGGAGACTGTCTGAATCAGCTGGGCTCCTTGCCGCAGACTCCACAGGGCGCCGCGACGCAACCTGGGCCTCCAGCTTCGCAGGGCGAGCTAGCACCTTCTGCGGTACAGGCGCACAGCTAACACCAGGCGGCCAAGTTTCATCCACCCAGGCTGTCCACTCCACCAGCGGTAACGTCACCATTGAATGGTGGGGCAAAGGCACCGTTGGCACCATCGCAAACACCGCCGGCGTCACCATCGACATGGACTCCACCGGACACATCGCGGTCACCTCAGGCGGCAAAAAGGCAACCCTGCCATTCACCGTTCAAAACGCAACCAAAACCCACCTGTACACCGTTACCGTCACCTCCGACGGAACAACCACCTTGCACGTCAACGGTGCACTCAAGGCCACTGCCACCACAGCAGCACCAGCAGGCGGGCCAACCACAATCGCCGACGGTACAGCTGGCGTCATGCACAACGTCGCTGTGTACACACGAGCTCTGACACAAACCGAAATTTCCGCACGTTGGGCCAAATGGAATGAAGTCGCCGAGTTCGACGTCACCAATCCCGGAACCCCATTTACTGCACCTACAAACGTCACGGACAACAACTCCACCGGCGACAAGCTCAGCCTGCACTGGGACGCACCAACTGGAACATTCCCAGATGACTCCCTCTACACCGTCCAGTCCGCTGAACTGCGCACCGACCCGTACAGTGACGTGGCGTCCGTCAAGGCCCCTGCACTGACCCTGGCTCAGCAAAACCCAGAACAGGGAGACTTCTGGTACCGAGTATGCGCAACGTACAACGGTGACACCCAGTGCTCTGACCCTGTCAACATTCTCACCATCCCGGAACCAACCACCCCTCCGGTGCACGTTGCCTCCGCAACGCAAAAGACCGTCACATTCAACTGGACCGAAGTTCCAGGAAGCAAACGCTACGAATACCGGTACCGCATCGACCGCGGCAACTGGTCAGCGCCAACTAGCGCTGCAACCAACGTGACCGCAACCGTAACCTCACCAACCGGGGACACCCGCATTGACCTGCAAATGCGTGTCCTCAACGGACCAGCAATCTCCAACTGGTCCCCAATGGTGACCGGGTACGTGACACCATCAGCGCCGGCCCCAGCCGTCAAGAACGTCACCATGACAACCGCTGACATCCAATGGGCTGCAATTCCGCACGTTACCGAATACACCACCCGTCACCGCGTTAACGGCGGACAGTGGGTCACCGGAACAACAGCAACCCCGGACCTCACATTGAAGTCCTTGTCAGCAAACCAGCGCGTGGAACTGCAAGTGCAGTCCATCAACCCGTCAGGCGTATCAACATGGTCGACAACCCTGCCGGTCATCACCCAGCCATCAGCCCCAGTCGTCCGCACAGGAACCGCTACTACAACCAGCGCACCATTCCTGTGGGACCCAATTGCCAACGCCACCAAGTACGAGACCCAATCACGTATCAACGGGGGCAACTGGGCTAATACCGATTCGACCACATCCACTCACACGACAATCACACACGAGGGTAAACCCAACACCCTTGTGGAACTGCGCGTACGCACGGTCAACCCAACAGGGACATCCGACTGGTCCGAAGTGGCTGCTTCCACCGTCAAGCCTTCAGCTCCTACCGTTGAAGTAACCGACACCACTGCCACAACCGTTACCTTCGGTTGGGGCGCAATCCCAAACGCAGCGAGTTATGAATATCGGTACAAAATTAACGCCAGTTCCTGGTCCGGTGCCCTAACAAACAGTTCTGCTTTGACACGTCGCATTGACGCGCTCTCCAACAACGACTCTGTAGAGTTCCAAGTTCGCACAGTGAACCAGTCAGGTACATCCGACTGGTCAACAAGTGTGCACGGGCAAGCCGCACCGCTGCCACCCGAACCAGCATTTGCTTCAGGTTCCAGCACAGGCACAACCTTCACCTGGAACGCCGTACCTAACGCCACCGGGTATGAATACCAGTACAAGACCAACACTGGCGCGTGGACAAAACCCTTGCCAGTGAAGGCCGGTCCTACCCAGAGCATTGATGAGCTAGGCCCTAACACCAAAATTGAGTTCCAGGTGCGAACCCTGAACAAGTCTGGGGTCTCAACCTGGTCATCATCAGCCACCGGGTACACGCTCCCAACTGCCCCACAACTGCGTGAAAGCGGGCACACTGACAACAGCGTTGACCTCGCATGGGACCACGTGGCCTATGCAACTAACTACGAGTACCGGTACCTCACCGATGGCCAGTGGTCGGACATTCAAACCACGGAAGAGCCAGCAGTCATCCTGGAGGGACTGGAACAAAACAGCACCATATCAGTGGAAGTTTTCACCGTGAACGCTGCAGGTACATCGCAGAACTTCACCGCACTGAAAACGCACACCACCCCTCAAACCCCAGAGTTCGTGCACACTGAATCCACCCAGGACTCAGCCACATTCGAATGGGAGCAGATCCCTGGGGTCACGGACTATCAGTTCCAGTTCAAGGTCAACAGCGGGGAATGGAACCCCGAAATTCAGGTCACTGACTACACCAAGACATTGACCGGCCTTAACGCCAGCGACCAGATTACAGCTCGAGTACAAGCTGTCGGCCCATGGTCATCCTCACCATGGTCACTGTCCTCATGGTCGCAACCAATGACTGTGCACACCACACCAAGCGCTCCAGTTGTAAAACTCAAAACCATGAATGAAGCTGAACCCACTTTCGAGTGGACGGAAGTTCCCGGTGCAACCGCATACGAGGTTCAGTACTCCATCAACAACGGTGAATCGGCGCAGGAAACTGCTGCAGAAACCACAACCGAGTTCACGGTCCAAGGCGCCCAGCCAGGACAGACCGTCCTGTTTGAAGTGCGCGTCATCACCGATGCAGGTACGTCTGACTGGTCGGCAACTGCTGAGGTGAGGATCCCGCCGGCAGCGCCAACAGTTCAACACGATGAGTCCAGCAGCAGTGCTGCCGAGTTCTCCTGGCAAAACGTTGCCTCCGCAGAGCACTATGAATACCAGTACATGATCGACAACGGACGGTGGACACCAGTGACCACCATTGAGACCCCGTTCCTCATCATTGACGACCTACAAACAGATCAGTCCGTCAGGGTGCGAGTCCGCACTGTTGACGATCAGGGAACAATCTCTGCATGGTCAACCGAAGTTATTGGGTACACGTCCCCGAGCGCCCCATCCAACCTCCTAGGAGACCTCACCAACCCAAGCACAGCCGAGTTCACTTGGGACAGCGTCCCTCACGCGACCGGGTACGAAGTGCAGTACCTCTTTGGTGACACGGACACCGGCCAGTGGGTACAGGCAACCGTCTCAGAAGGGGAACGTACCTTCACGGTCAACGACCTGCCTGCCTCACAGGATGTGAACCTATCTGTACGCACAGTAAGCCCAGGTGGCACATCTGAGTGGTCTGACGCGGTCACGGCCTTGACGTTGCCAGACGCCCCCGTAGTTACTGTTCCAGACACAGGTGTGAGCGCCAGCGCGATCCCATTTGAATGGACTCACGTGAGCGACGCCGAATGGTACGAGTACCGTACGTCCAAGAATGACGGTCCATGGTCCGCACCAGAAAATGTTGAGCTCGATGAGTCCATCACCATTGAGGACCTAACCGAGGACCAGAAGATCACCATTGAGGTTCGAGCAGTTAATGCTGCAGGCCCTTCACCTTGGTCTGCTCCAGCGTCAGGGTACACATCGCCCAGCACACCGCTGAACTTGGCCGGCTTCGGCACCCCGTTCGGAACCATCTTTGAATGGCAACCTGTACCGCACTCCACACACTATGAAGTTCGGTACCTCAAGGGTGGCGAGAGTGGTGACTGGGTTGAATCGGTAACCCCAGATGACATCCCTGCGTTCATCATTCCTGATTCCGTGGATGACGAAAGTGCTGTGCAGCTTGCAGTGCGTGCCATCTCACCTGGTGGTGAGTCCTCGTGGTCTGAGGTAGCTGTAACTGATGCCATTCCGGGTGTACCTGACCTGGGGCAACCGGACACCGAATCCAGCGAAACGAGCATCAACTTTACGTGGGCTCCAATTCCAGGCATCAGCTGGTATGAATACCAGTACAAGATCAACGATGGTGACTGGTCACCAGTGCTCATGAACGGTACTGAAACTTCGGTCACTATCAACGAGCTGCAGAGCAATGACCACGTGATGGTGCAAGTACGGGCCGTGAATGAGATTGGATCTTCTGCATGGTCAGACCCAGTCTTGAGGTACACCGCGCCGCAGACCCCGGTTGGCTCACTAGTGCAGGTTACCGCCACGCAAGCGGTGTTCACATGGGAGCCCGTGTCCAGTGCACTGGGTTATGAATACCAAACCCGAACCGGTGATGAACCCTGGTCCGCACCGGTTGCCACCACCGAGGTGGAACTCGTGGAGGCCGGCCCCGTTGAACCCGAGACATTAACTCGGTTCCGTGTACGGGCAGTTGGCCTGGGTGGTACCGGGGCGTGGTCAGAAGTTGTTCGCGCCACCACTACACAAGCAGAAGAGCCAGAACCTGGGCCTCCTGTAGTCGATGACCCGCAAGTCTGGAACAAGCTCCGCTCGGAGCACCTGTACTGGAAGCCTGTCTTTACCAACTAA
- a CDS encoding type II secretion system F family protein: MKFEARLFDESAQEIVVRNIVAINMDEARAQVSASGLKVMSVTERSAGLNFKFGSKHVKPRELATFARMFATLVESQIPVLRALEILYRGEANETLRAAVETAHTEVASGRSLGHAFEASPKVFPPLMVMLVRAGEEAGFLERALLSLADNFEANVKLRGDIKKATTYPLTVLIFGLVALFALLTWGMPVFAKIFDDLDGELPAFTQLVMAISDVAGTIAIPLIIAIAIAIPWWRANKNSDWIRNKLDPIKLRLPVFGPLLTMIGLTRVARTLSVMMSSGVPVLTALEGAAPVADNVVLSRVFMEARHSVNTGGGVARALADAPEHIPYMFTQMVAAGEESANTDTMLLKIADYYDERVAAETAVLSSRLEPFLIVLISALIGSIVIAMYLPTFAVMDLIQ, translated from the coding sequence GTGAAATTTGAAGCTCGACTCTTCGATGAGAGCGCGCAAGAAATTGTTGTGCGTAACATCGTTGCAATCAACATGGATGAAGCTCGCGCGCAAGTATCCGCGTCAGGGTTGAAGGTCATGTCTGTCACCGAACGCAGTGCCGGCCTTAACTTCAAGTTTGGTAGCAAGCACGTCAAGCCCCGTGAACTCGCCACGTTTGCCCGCATGTTCGCAACCTTGGTGGAATCGCAAATTCCGGTGTTGCGGGCACTGGAAATCCTGTACCGAGGAGAGGCGAACGAAACGCTGCGTGCGGCCGTTGAAACCGCACACACGGAAGTGGCCAGCGGACGGTCCTTGGGTCACGCGTTTGAAGCATCCCCAAAGGTGTTTCCCCCGCTCATGGTGATGCTGGTGCGCGCTGGTGAGGAGGCAGGGTTCCTGGAACGGGCATTGCTGTCGCTGGCCGATAACTTTGAAGCGAACGTCAAACTGCGTGGGGACATTAAGAAGGCTACAACCTACCCGTTAACGGTGCTGATCTTTGGGCTGGTTGCATTGTTCGCGCTCTTGACATGGGGCATGCCAGTCTTTGCCAAAATTTTTGACGACCTTGACGGGGAGCTGCCGGCTTTCACTCAACTCGTTATGGCCATCTCTGACGTAGCGGGGACCATTGCCATCCCGCTGATCATTGCGATTGCTATTGCAATTCCTTGGTGGCGTGCAAACAAAAATAGCGACTGGATTCGAAACAAGTTGGATCCGATCAAGTTGCGGTTACCTGTGTTCGGTCCGCTATTAACGATGATTGGTTTGACCCGTGTAGCTCGCACTCTTTCCGTCATGATGAGTTCAGGGGTGCCTGTGCTTACAGCCCTGGAGGGTGCAGCTCCTGTGGCAGATAATGTCGTGCTGTCCAGGGTGTTCATGGAGGCTCGCCACAGTGTCAATACCGGTGGAGGGGTTGCTCGAGCATTGGCTGACGCACCTGAACACATTCCATACATGTTTACGCAAATGGTTGCAGCAGGTGAAGAGTCAGCAAACACTGACACGATGTTGCTCAAAATTGCTGATTACTATGACGAACGAGTAGCTGCCGAGACCGCGGTTCTATCGAGCCGGTTAGAGCCGTTTCTCATTGTTCTGATTAGCGCGCTTATCGGTTCAATTGTGATTGCGATGTACCTGCCGACATTCGCCGTAATGGACCTCATCCAGTAA
- a CDS encoding PilT/PilU family type 4a pilus ATPase — protein sequence MGSFFGHNYQPPAPAPLNRRAAPPVQAPRAPTPAPAADQPAVQFIPAVAGLSAENETTLDGLLQWIVQQRASDLHLIAGQVAWARVQGRLIEIPGSATLSAQDLNDMLLPLLSEFQRQSFEETGDIDLAYAPQGGDTRFRVNLLRSRGEIGAVMRAIPTKVPSAESLGLPQAVRGLALQKQGLVLVCGSTNSGKSTTSAAIIDIANEVLAAHILTIEDPIEYVHHPKKSTIRQRELHVDTVSFESALRAGLRQDPNIMFVGEIRDYQTAQVALEAAETGHLVIATLHTNSAAQTVERYVNLFPDESRNQVQSVLGSVLQAVVVQALIPSVDGTKRHAAREILIANWAIRSLIQQGKLNQLNSALQTGASEGMQTLNDDLARLVREGKITFESAAIATRDITELETKCKGVAL from the coding sequence ATGGGATCGTTCTTCGGACATAACTATCAGCCGCCTGCGCCTGCGCCCCTGAATCGGCGCGCGGCACCACCGGTGCAGGCCCCGCGGGCGCCAACACCTGCGCCTGCCGCAGATCAGCCAGCTGTGCAGTTCATTCCTGCTGTAGCGGGCTTAAGTGCTGAGAATGAAACGACCCTTGATGGGTTATTACAGTGGATTGTGCAGCAACGTGCTTCTGACCTGCACCTGATTGCGGGGCAGGTTGCCTGGGCTCGGGTACAGGGACGGCTCATTGAGATTCCTGGAAGTGCCACACTCTCTGCTCAAGACTTGAACGACATGCTCTTGCCTTTGCTCAGCGAGTTTCAGCGTCAGTCTTTTGAGGAAACAGGTGATATTGACCTGGCGTATGCCCCACAAGGTGGAGATACTCGATTCCGCGTGAACCTCCTGCGTTCTAGAGGTGAGATTGGTGCTGTCATGCGTGCAATCCCCACTAAGGTGCCATCGGCAGAGAGCCTGGGACTGCCACAAGCGGTGCGCGGGTTAGCCCTCCAGAAACAAGGGCTCGTTCTAGTGTGCGGATCCACTAACTCAGGAAAATCCACCACTTCTGCAGCGATCATTGACATTGCCAATGAAGTATTAGCAGCGCACATTTTGACCATTGAAGACCCCATTGAATATGTGCACCACCCAAAGAAGTCCACGATCCGCCAGCGTGAGCTCCATGTAGATACCGTTTCATTCGAATCTGCTCTGCGTGCGGGGTTGCGCCAGGACCCGAACATCATGTTTGTTGGGGAAATTCGTGACTATCAAACTGCTCAGGTCGCCCTCGAAGCTGCTGAGACAGGGCACCTAGTCATCGCTACCTTGCACACAAACTCAGCGGCTCAAACGGTTGAACGGTATGTCAACTTGTTCCCTGATGAATCCCGCAACCAGGTTCAGTCAGTGCTGGGTTCAGTGTTGCAGGCCGTGGTTGTCCAGGCGTTGATTCCCAGTGTTGACGGTACGAAACGGCACGCTGCCCGGGAGATTCTTATCGCAAACTGGGCAATCCGCAGCCTCATTCAGCAAGGAAAGTTGAACCAGTTGAACTCTGCCTTGCAGACCGGCGCTAGCGAAGGCATGCAAACACTGAACGATGACCTTGCTCGTTTAGTTAGAGAAGGCAAGATCACCTTTGAGTCAGCTGCAATCGCCACCAGAGACATCACCGAATTGGAAACAAAGTGTAAGGGAGTGGCACTGTGA
- a CDS encoding GspE/PulE family protein has product MSTSVLPQTKSDIADLLVADGLISPEVAAAARQASARPGAQALGVTIAELAGLDREVVYIAGTKASEGVAATYNLRAETHSADASSLITQKRAETLGVVPLRIAGNAVTIAWGPKAYRSSQVRSDLQIALQGYQIDFLLATSKQIDEMRSIVYRNDSEIAELSAEHVGETGSQTGVRIVALHLEQALRDGASDVHFEPDGEKLRVRYRIDGVLAVRTPIRKEVADLVIARVKVMANMKVEEKRVSQDGRITHMVDGTKVNLRITTLPAQFGEEVIIRILDDSGKALAVEELGMSESVLKTWQDAYSNPIGMIIVSGPTGAGKTTTLNSTLLEKASPEVKIITAEDPVEYQIPGISQVQMNRKAGLTFETALDGFMRADPHIILVGEIRNKETASIAIESAQTGHLVMSTLHTNSAPAAVSRLVKMGIEPFLLADTIRCVLAQRLVRALCKACKQPVETDEALLKQVGFTVPAGTDVNLFEAIGCQLCHDGYRGRIAVHEAMAMTDRIAEAICNPNIPPSQITAIACEEGMVPLREDGWLKVAAGLTTINEIRRAVS; this is encoded by the coding sequence ATGAGCACTTCGGTATTGCCCCAAACAAAGTCAGATATTGCGGACCTGCTTGTTGCAGATGGCCTTATCTCACCAGAGGTTGCGGCTGCAGCTCGTCAGGCTTCAGCCCGGCCAGGAGCGCAGGCACTAGGTGTAACCATTGCCGAGCTAGCAGGGCTTGACCGCGAGGTCGTTTATATAGCAGGTACCAAAGCAAGTGAAGGTGTTGCTGCCACCTACAACCTGCGGGCTGAAACCCATTCTGCTGACGCCAGTTCCCTGATTACACAAAAGCGAGCTGAAACTTTAGGTGTTGTTCCACTTCGAATCGCTGGCAATGCAGTAACGATCGCATGGGGGCCGAAGGCGTACCGCAGTTCGCAGGTACGTTCAGACCTGCAGATTGCCTTGCAGGGGTACCAAATTGATTTCCTGCTAGCGACGTCCAAGCAAATCGATGAAATGCGCTCAATTGTGTACCGTAACGACAGCGAGATTGCGGAACTTTCAGCTGAGCATGTTGGTGAAACGGGTAGCCAAACGGGCGTGCGGATCGTAGCACTGCACCTTGAACAGGCACTGCGTGATGGCGCTTCAGATGTGCACTTTGAACCAGATGGAGAAAAACTTCGTGTGCGGTATCGCATTGACGGAGTGCTTGCCGTGCGCACCCCCATCAGGAAGGAAGTGGCTGACCTGGTCATTGCGCGGGTCAAGGTAATGGCCAACATGAAGGTTGAAGAAAAACGTGTCAGCCAAGACGGGCGCATTACCCACATGGTTGATGGCACCAAGGTCAACCTTCGTATCACGACGTTGCCGGCCCAGTTTGGTGAGGAAGTCATTATTCGAATCCTGGACGACTCCGGTAAGGCACTGGCAGTTGAAGAACTTGGGATGTCCGAGTCAGTGCTCAAGACTTGGCAGGACGCGTACAGCAACCCTATCGGCATGATCATCGTAAGTGGACCTACCGGTGCCGGCAAGACCACAACCTTGAACTCAACCCTGCTTGAGAAAGCTTCACCCGAGGTCAAGATCATCACCGCGGAAGACCCTGTTGAATATCAGATCCCAGGTATCTCCCAGGTGCAAATGAACCGCAAGGCGGGGTTGACGTTTGAAACTGCACTAGACGGGTTCATGCGTGCAGACCCGCACATCATTTTGGTTGGAGAGATCCGCAATAAGGAGACCGCCTCCATTGCAATTGAGTCAGCCCAAACGGGTCACCTGGTGATGTCTACGTTGCACACGAACTCAGCGCCCGCAGCAGTCTCAAGGCTTGTCAAGATGGGCATTGAACCATTCCTTCTGGCCGATACCATCCGGTGCGTCCTCGCTCAACGTTTGGTACGTGCGCTATGCAAGGCATGTAAACAACCGGTAGAAACAGACGAGGCCTTGTTGAAGCAGGTGGGGTTCACTGTTCCTGCCGGCACGGACGTGAACCTCTTTGAAGCTATTGGATGCCAACTGTGCCACGACGGGTACCGGGGGCGCATTGCCGTACATGAGGCAATGGCAATGACCGACCGTATTGCGGAGGCGATTTGTAATCCCAACATCCCACCATCACAAATTACGGCCATTGCTTGCGAAGAGGGCATGGTGCCGCTGCGTGAAGATGGGTGGCTCAAAGTTGCTGCAGGACTAACCACTATCAATGAAATCCGCCGAGCGGTTTCTTAA